The genomic segment GCCATCAGCGCAACAGGATATGAAGTAAAAGGTATCAGTTCAGAACCTTATGAAAAAAAGAAAGGTCTGTTTTCATTTCTTCATAAATAATGAGCATGTTCAGTAAATATCATTAAATCATAAACCTATTAAAAAACCAGGCAGAAACTTTGCAGATTATACTGCAGTTTTTGCCTGGCTTTCTCTGTGCCAACAAATTGATTTCTCGACAAATCTCGAATAATGGCGTTAAAAAGTCTGAAAAATTCCCCAAAATCAGTTGCTTAATTTGTACAAAACATGGTAGACTATTTGTAGTTAAGAAGTGACAGAAATTTACAATTACTTAACCGAATCAGGTGAGACAAATGACTCTATCAGCCTGATTAATCAGGAGATGAAAGAATGAAAAGAAAAATAGAACTTGTCTGCTGGATTTTATTTACCTTATGTTCTGGTATTTGCTTCTTTATCAATTTTATGAGCAAACCTCCTGTAGACGATACACATAAATTTACCTTATATATGATCGGTGCTGCAACAGTATCTTTACTTTATCCGGGAACCATGTTTATCCTTGGACTGAGAAACAGTTATCTGTATGATAAATTAAACAAATTTGCTAAAGAAAAGGGCGAGACGGAAACTGTCAAATTTACACAGATTTCAAAACCATCCGTATCAGGATATACAGTCTCTGATATGAAAACCCTTGTCAGCGCTCTAATCTCTGATAAGAAACTTACAGAGGAAGAGAAAGAATTCTTATTAGAATACATTAAGAAGAAATGATGTGATGTTTTAAATGGAACTATTAGTCTGTATGTCCATTTCAGGAAGCATTCCTGTTGTGATCTGTTTGCTTTTATATGTGATTCAGTGTGAAAATTATAATTACATTCTTGGAAGAAGATTACTACTGACAGGCGTATTCTTTTATCTTGTGCCGATACAGTTGATAAAATATCTGATACCTGAAGAAGTCTATCCAGAGGCTCTTTTTAACGAAGAAGCTCAACTGTACTTATCCAACTCCTTATCTTTCTGGACTGAGCGAAAGGGAGAATACATATGGATGCCGCAATGGTTTGATATTATGGCTAAGCTCTGGCTTAGTGGAATTGTTATCTTTGCGGTTTATGAAATCATCAAATACTGGAGAAGTGCACATTCTATCAATAATTTCATTTTTGAAAAAGAAGAAGATCCGGAAAATAATCTTACCTATTATCTGATTCCGGATGATACTTATGGACCATGTACCATAGGCTTTTTTCGTCAGAAGATTGTGATTCCGGAGAGTTTCCCTCTGCATCCTGATTTTGTCATGGTATATAAACATGAAGGTGCCCATCTAAAGAATCACGACAATTTAGTAAAACTGTTATGTCTCCTTGTCCTGTGTGTACACTGGATGAACCCTGTGGCATATCTTTTACTTCTCCTTTACATCGATACAGCAGAAATAGTCAGTGACAGCGTGGCAGTAGAAGGCTGTCCAAAAGAAAAACGCAAAGACTACGCCAAACTGCTGGTGTTAGAAGCCTCAACTTCGGACATACGTCCGGTTGTATGGAAAAATAATTTTTCCGGACATAAAAAAGATAAAGAAGGAAAAGATTTTAAAACAATAAAAAGGAGGATTAACTACATGATGAAAGAAAAGAGAAAAGGATTGTTGCAGAGAGGGATTATGGTGGCAGTGTCAGCACTGACAATTGTGGCTGGAGCCGGGACGGTGTTGGCGTATGAGGCAATGCCGTCATCTGACGAAAGTTTTAGTAGTGTTGTTTTGGTTGATTCTTTAGATGATTTTGGAGATGATTGCATAAAAGCAAATATGGTGAATGTAAATATCATAGATACTCTTGATTTTTCAGAACATGACAGTATTTTTATTGATACAAATGATAATCCAATAGTTTGCGACGAGTCTTCATCTACTTATGCATTATGTACACATGCTATGGTAAATGGAACTTTTTATACTCATGCTAAAAACTCATCAGGTGGATGCACTGTCAAATTATATACCTGCCAAAAATGCAAAAAATGTGGATATCGTGCAAATGCAGTATATCAAAATACTATCACTTATGCTAAATGTCCTCATTAATTATTCTATAATAAAACAAGGGTAAAGCCTAAACAATATTAAGCTATAAATAAGCAAATACGGAAAAATACACAAAAATATGGGCTTCTTATTTGTGGTTTAAATATATTTAAACCAATCAAGTAAAGCATATCTTTGTAATTAGAGATATATGTGCAATATTTTAAATTTCCTTATTTATAGGTTAAGCTTAATAGTGTTTAGGCTTTGTTAATGTATCATTAACTCTCGCTTTCTGAAATACTTTCTCAATATCCTCCCAATTATCCTCTTGCATTTTTATTAAAGTTAGAATATACTAACCAATAGAGTTAGATGCCACAAACTCTAGCGTGAATTAATCATTTGAACTCCATCCGAAGACCTGCTGAAACCTTCGGAACAATGGATTGCATCTGTGCTTGCTGAACTCACGGCTATGCTGAAGGCCGTACTGCAGATATAATCCACCCGGTACATCTCAGTTGCGGTGTACCAGGAGTCCAAATGCAAAACCAGAAAGGGGATTTATCATGTACTTAGAAATTGAGAAAGTAATTGGAAGAGAAATTCTGGATTCCAGAGGAAACCCGACAGTAGAAGCAGAAGTATATCTGATGGATGGCACTGTTGCAAGAGGAACTGCTCCAAGCGGTGCATCTACAGGAGAATTCGAAGCTCTGGAATTAAGAGATGGAGATAAAGCTCGTTACCTTGGAAAAGGTGTGCAGAAAGCAGTAGAGAACATCAACACAACAATCAACGAAGCAATCGAAGGTCTCGATGCAAGTGACATCTATGCAGTAGACGCAGCAATGATCGCAGCAGACGGAACAAAAGACAAATCTAAACTTGGAGCAAATGCAATCCTTGCAGTATCTATCGCATGCTGCAGAGCAGCGGCAGCTTCTCTTGAAATTCCGTTGTATCGTTTCCTTGGCGGAGTATCCGGAAATCGCCTCCCTATACCAATGATGAACATCGTAAACGGCGGATGCCATGCATTATCATCCGGGCTGGATGTACAGGAATTCATGATCATGCCAGTTGGGGCACCTTCCTTCAAAGAATGCTTAAGATGGTGTGCGGAAGTGTTCCACGCACTTGCTGCCATTTTGAAAGAGCGCGGACTTGCCACATCTGTAGGTGATGAGGGTGGTTTCGCACCTGCACTGAAATCCGATGAAGAAGCGATCGAGACAATCCTTGAAGCAGTTAAGAAAGCCGGATATGAACCAGGCAAAGACTTCAGGATTGCCATGGATGCTGCTTCCTCTGAATGGAAGAGTGAAAAAGGCAAAGGATATTACAAACTTCCAAAAGCCGGCACAGAGTATACATCCGAAGAACTCATTGAGCACTGGGCTAAATTATGCGAAAAATATCCGATCATCTCTATCGAAGACGGTCTGGATGAAGAAGACTGGGAAGGATGGCAGAAACTTACAGCTAGACTTGGCGACAAAGTACAGCTTGTCGGTGATGACCTGTTTGTTACAAATACAGAAAGACTTGCAAAAGGTATCAGCCTTGGCGCAGGTAATGCGATCTTGATCAAATTAAACCAGATCGGTTCCGTATCCGAAACACTGGAAGCAATCAAAATGGCCCACAAAGCAGGCTACACCGCAATTTCTTCTCATCGTTCCGGCGAGACAGCAGATACAACAATCGCAGATCTTGCAGTAGCACTGAATACCTGCCAGATTAAGACCGGCGCTCCAAGCAGATCTGAACGTGTTGCAAAATACAACCAGCTTCTCCGTATCGAAGAAGAGCTCGGCGCAAGCGCAGTATATCCGGGAATGAAAGCCTTTAATGTAAAACAGGACTAAACAGAACTATGGCAATCCGCGTAAATAATGCATGCCATAAATAAAATAAACCTGTAAAATGTAAAATGCATTTCTCATCTGAATCGTTTAGTGAGAAATGCATTTTTGTATATGAGACTTTATTATATTCACTCATCTGTATCAATACTGTCTGTTTCTTCCGGTCTCTTCAGATATCCCCTTACAACAGGCTCAATCGTCTGTTCCATAAGCCGGTGCAGCAGTTCTGTCGTAATATTATGATCTCCCAGAAGCGAATTATACAGGAAGTTTCCTGACAGTTCTTCAGTAATAGAACTCAGTCCTGCCAGGATCATTTTTTTACCGGGTGTTTCGTTCCATCTGATCTCAATTTCATCATCTTCATGAAAGAAAATGTGCGCCTTTCGTTTCACACATTCTTCGATAAAAGTAATCTCCAACTTTAATACAGGGATATCGTTTTCATCTCTTGCAAATTCTCCCAGTGTAGCTACAAGGTAATGTTCTCCATGAAGATCAACACATCCATCCGCAGCCCTTCCAAATCCAACAGGAAGTTTATGGATTACCTCACCTTCGGTAAAAGAAACGCAAAAGTTTCCCGCATCATAAGTAAAAGAAATTTCAGAAATACCATCTGTCATATTATTGTGGAATACCTGCACAAACAACGGCGCAATTCCAATATTCTGCTGTTCCATAACATAAGTTCTGCCGCTTACAGCCCGCATAAAACTGTGATGATCAGATGGGCAATCAACGGCTGCTGAAATACGGTAGCTGTATTTTTTATCTGAATGCTTCCTTCTGGAAACTACATTTCTTTTCCATCCCCCGCGCAGAGAAGTACTTCTGTTATTATTTTCTCCATTTTCCAGTTCTCCGCACAACCGTTTCAGAAGACTATAGGAGAGCGGATTCTCAGGTAGAACATCGGCGGGATGATAATTAACAGGAAAATATTTCCGAATGATATTCAGCATGATACAGTCCTGAAACATTTCTTTATTTCCAGCATTTGTGACAAGAACCATATCCATATCCGGATAAATAATAACATTCTGTCCCAACATTCCGTTATATTCAAAGCTTCCCGGGCGCTGTTCCATCCATAGCTGATATCCATATCCATAGGTGTCATTCTGAGTTTTCAGATGTCGTGCCGTAGATATTTCTATCCAATATTCAGACACCAGCTGCTGACCATTCCATTTTCCCCTCTGAAGATACAGCTGGCCAAGTTTTGCCATGTCTTCTGCACAGAGAAACAGTCCCCAGCCGCCTTTTGTAATTCCTTTCGGACAGGTTTCCCAGTAATATTTCGTGATACCAAGAGGACCAAACAGTCTCGGAGTCAGATATTCGGTCAGGGTTTCTCCTGTACGTTTCGTCACGATTGCAGAAAGAACATAAGTATTCAGACTGTTATATTGAAACTCTGTTCCGGGTTTTCCATTGACAGATGCATTCAGAAAACTTCCAAGCCAGTCATTTCCGGACACGATACCTGATTCATTAAAAGTTACGCCGCTTGTCATGGTCAGCAGATTCTCTACTGTGATCGCAGGGCGGAAAATCTTTGAAAAGGCATTTATATGATCCGGAAAAATGTCATAAATATTTTCATCGAGTTTTAATTTTTCCTCTTCGATCAACATGCCGATTGCCATACCTGTGATGCTCTTGCACATGGAATGTGTAATATGCCACATTCCTTTAGGGTATGGTGCAAAATTACATTCACAGATTACCTTGCCATGACGCAGTGCCATAAAATGATGCATTTCCGTATCTTTGGAAGCATCTAGTTCCCGAAGAAGGGCAGCAAACAGATCAGAGGAGATTCCTTGACTCTCCGGTGTGGCACGTGCAAATGCCTGCTCATAAACTGCATCAAACGGAAAATCCGGTTTCTGTGGGAAATAATCTACCCGTGTACCGCCTGTCTTTCCAAGGATCATATTTAAAACCAGTTCTGCAACCGCAATCTGTTCTTTTGCCATAGAGAATACCTCCTTTTTCGGATTTATTTTGATTATACAGACCTCATACAACAAATGCAAATTATATTTTTACGAAAAAGGATATTACCAGTGGACAGTAGCGCAGGATTCTCTTTCTGCGGGAAGCTCACTTTAGTGACATAATAAAACGGCTGCGGAATGAACCGCAGCCAGTAATAAGTTTCATCTGTTTACCTTTCGTCAAAAGCAACAAAATCTGTATGATGTCCTACATATTTGTAAGCAGGACGAATGATCTTATTTGCATTGATCAGTTCTTCCAGACGGTGAGCACTCCAGCCCGGCATACGTGCAATAGCAAAGATCGGAGTAAATAATTCTTCCGGAATACCAAGCATGCTGTATACAAATCCACTGTAGAAGTCCACATTTGCGCAGACATTCTTAAACAGTTTTCTATGTTCCATAATCAGTTTGCCGGCAATATTTTCTACTCTGTTATAAAGCTCGAATTCCTCTGTCATTCCCTTTTCCTCAGCAAGTGCCTGGGCAAAGCGTTTCAGGATCACTTCTCGAGGATCGGAAAGTGTATAGACTGCATGCCCCATACCATAGATCAGCCCTGCATGGTCAAATGCTTCTTTATTCAGAACCTTCTTGAGGTAAGTTATGATTTCATCTTCGTTATCCCAGTGATCTTGATCTACATGAGACTTCAGATCAGCAAACATATTCTGAACTTTCAGGTTTGCTCCACCATGACGAGGTCCCTTCAGAGATCCGATGGATGCAGCAGTAGAAGAGTAGGTATCTGTCCCTGAAGAAGTTACCACATGAGTGGTGAAAGTGGAGTTATTACCGCCACCATGCTCAGCATGCAGGATCAGTGCAATATCCAGAACTTTTGCTTCCAGTTCTGTGTATTTTCCATCCGGGCGAAGCATAAGAAGAATGTTCTCGGCAAGAGAAAGCCCCTTCTGCGGATTACGGATAAATAAGGTATCATCCTTTCTGAAATGGCGATATGCATGGTAAGAATATACGGCAATTTCAGGAAGCTTTGCAATCAGTTCCAGAGACTGACGAAGTACATTTTCAGGAGAAATATCTTCCGGATTGTCATCATATGTATAGAGAGCCAGAACACAACGCTGCATGGCATTCATAATATTGGCATTGGTTCCCTTCATAACAACATCGCGGACAAAACGACCGCCAAGCTCCTCCATATCAGACATCATATCCAGAAATCTGGAAAGTTCTTCCTTATCAGGGAGCTTACCGAAGATCAGAAGATAAATTGTTTCTTCAAATCCAAAACGTCTTCCGTTCAGACCACTGATGATATCCTGTACATTGATTCCCTGATAGTATAAACGTCCATCAGCCGGAATCTGTCTGCCGTTGATCAGATTATAACCATTAACATCAGAAATCTCTGTAAGACCTGTCAGGACACCTTTACCTGCGGAGTCACGAAGACCTCTTTTTACATTATATTCTACATACAGATTTGGATCGATATGATGATTCTTGAGCAGTTCCTGTTCAAAGAATCTTATTTTGTCACGAAGCTGTCCGGAATCTTCCAGACTCATCATTTCATGTTTTTCCATAATATCATTCCTCATTTCCCCGTTATTTATCTACAGCAATATTCGCAAATTCACTTATAGCAATACTCGTAAATAATGCATATTATAGTGAATTTTATTAAAAAACACTGATACAGTGAATTGCAGATGCATCCTTGCGATCAGTGTTTTACTATGGCGAACATTTGTATTTGTACCTATTTAAACATTGTACAGTAAAGTGATGGGAAAGGCAAGACAAAGATTGTATTTTTTTTCATACATTCATATTAAAGTGATAACGCTTTAAAATTATACAGAAGGAAAATTATGAAAAATATAACACAAAATCATGGAACGTGCTATAATAGCCAACAGAAAGCATGATAAAGGGGAAGTGAGAAAAGAAATGTCAGAAAGAAAAATGAAACGAGTTGAGGATTCCTTAACAGAGCAGTCTCATTTATTAATGCCAAAGTGTCTGAATGCCGCAGGTTATCTGTTTGGCGGACAGCTGCTTGCATGGATTGATGAAACAGCAGGTATTGTTGCCAAGCGTCATGCGGAAATGAATGTGGTAACTGTTGCAGTAGACAATATGTATTTCAAAGCCGGAGCCAGAGTGAACGATACCATCGTTCTCATCGGACGGCTTACACATGTGGGACGTTCTTCCATGGAAGTACGTATTGATACTTACTGTGAAGCCCTTGATGGAACCAGAACCATGATCAACCGCGCATATTTTATTATGGTTGGAACAGATGAACATCAGCATCCTGTGGAAGTACCGGGACTTATCATTGAGGGAGTTACTCAGCAGATAGAGAATGAAGCTGCACAGAAACGTGCAAAACTCTGGAAAGTACGCAGACAGGAAGGATTTTAACAAAACAGCCGCAAATGCGGCTGTTTTTGTTTATCAGTAACATTTACTGCAAGGTCCGTATCCCATAGCTTCGGCTTCTGATCTGGATACCTGTCTGGCTGTATCCGGGTTCATTCTTCCACAGTTGGGAATGCTGTGATATTTTTCGCCGGTTGCAGGGATCCATACCATTGTTCCTAGATCTGCATTGTTGGATTCTTCCTGTTCAGGTACCGGATCAGAAGTGGTAGTTTCTTCTTGCCAGGAGTTTCCACCAGTGCCACCTGCAGAAGCATTTACAGAGGAGTCTCCGGAAGAATAATCATTACATGGCTCCTGTGACCAGGAAATATTTGTTCCATCGGAGACTGCAATGATCGTACCCTGTTTATCTGTTCGGAATACAGGGATTCCCATATCTGATAAACGTCCCATTGTATCTGCTGACGGATGATTATACTGATTATTGATTCCGCAGCTTATGACTGCGCAAGATGGAGAAGTTGCCTCAAGGAAATCCCAGGTAGTTGAACTTGCAGACCCATGATGACCAACAGAAAGAACATCACAGTCAAGGTTCATACCTGTACTGATCATATCCTGTTCACTGGTTTCCTCTGCATCTCCGGTAAAAATAAAGCTATTTGAACCATTTTCAAGTTTGATTACAAGAGAGTTATCATTACTGTTCTGGCTGATACCATTCGGTGCAAGAACAGTGAAACTTCCGGTGCCAAAATCAAATGTTTCACCTACAGAAGGATACTGTACGATAATTGCATTTGCAGTGGCAGTATTCATAAAATTATTGAATAAATTTGAAGTATGTACATAGTCTGGTCCGAATATATTACTTACAGAGAAATTGTCTATACATGGAACAAGACCGCCGATATGATCTTCATCATAGTGAGAAGCGATCATATAGTCAATGTTTTCCACATTCTGTTCCTGTAAGTAGGAGATGATCAGATCAGCATGGCTCTGATCCCCGCCATCGTACAAAAGATTTTGTCCTCCGGACTGTACTAAGATGGCATTTCCCTGTCCAACGTCAATAAAATGAACTGCCATCTCACTGTTGCCTTCAGCTTTTACCGTCAGTGCTGATTGCGGAACTAAGGTAAACAGCAGAAGGAACAGAGATAGAATTAGTGATAGTAACCTGTTTTGTTTCTTCATAAAAAGCCTCCTGAATGTTAATAACAGTTTGATTATACCATTTATTGAGAAACAAAAACATAATTATAGTAATTTCGTAAAATAATACAAATAATCCAGTCTATCTTGGAGCGGGTTTGAAAAATGCTTTAGCGTGAAGTCCTGCGTCAGATTGATTAATACTCTATCTGCTGAACTTCCTCTCCATTGTCTTCCCATGTATCAGAGTTATCCAGAGAACCATCTGTGCTGTCACCGGAATTGTCATCGCTGGGATAATCAATCTGATCGGAAGAATCATCCCCTGTATCGTCAGACGATGTCTGATCACTGCTTCCATCATCAGAAGATCCATCTTCTGTATCTGTATTATCATTCTCCTGCCCTGTATCATCCAGAGAACCGTCCTGCGTCGTATCAGTATTGTAAGAAGAGTCATTGTAAGAAGTATCATTATAACTGTTGCCATAATCAGAATCATAGTTACTTTCCTGAGTATAAATGGTAAATCCATCCTCCTCAGCCTGAGCTTCTGCCTGTGCCTGAGCCTCAGCAGCAGTTTCCGGAGCTTCCGTAAAGTTTGTAACAGCTTTTGACACTGTATTACCGGTAGGTGCCACAGCAGAAACCGCAAACATCGCGCCACAAAGCAGGATTGCAGTTCCGGCAATCTGAATTTCATCTATATGTCTCATAGTTTATATTCTCCTTGCTTATCTATGTTTGTTTCTTTCTATTTCTATGCATATCCAGATTATTTACAGCAATATTATATACCTTAAGTAGATTTTTTTGTAGAGTAAATTTTAAGTTACTGTTCATACATCACTATCCTGAGATATACAAGCCAAAATTGAAAAAAAACTGGATTCTGTCTGAAAAATCTGTTATTATAAGAATCGTATGAATATAATTTCAACTATAATACAGTTTATCTAATTATTTTCTTTCCTGTATGATATCAGGGTAAAAAAATCCCCATAAAATTGAAATTATAAATTTAAAAACAGAGGTGTCATTTATGAGCTGGTATAATGAGGCAATTTTCTATCACATCTATCCACTGGGTTTAACCGGTGCGCCGAAGCACAATGACTACAGTGCTCCTGTTTCCCGTCTGAACACATTACTTCCATGGATCGACCACATCAGAGAAATCGGATGTACAGCATTATACATCGG from the Blautia wexlerae DSM 19850 genome contains:
- a CDS encoding M56 family metallopeptidase, translated to MELLVCMSISGSIPVVICLLLYVIQCENYNYILGRRLLLTGVFFYLVPIQLIKYLIPEEVYPEALFNEEAQLYLSNSLSFWTERKGEYIWMPQWFDIMAKLWLSGIVIFAVYEIIKYWRSAHSINNFIFEKEEDPENNLTYYLIPDDTYGPCTIGFFRQKIVIPESFPLHPDFVMVYKHEGAHLKNHDNLVKLLCLLVLCVHWMNPVAYLLLLLYIDTAEIVSDSVAVEGCPKEKRKDYAKLLVLEASTSDIRPVVWKNNFSGHKKDKEGKDFKTIKRRINYMMKEKRKGLLQRGIMVAVSALTIVAGAGTVLAYEAMPSSDESFSSVVLVDSLDDFGDDCIKANMVNVNIIDTLDFSEHDSIFIDTNDNPIVCDESSSTYALCTHAMVNGTFYTHAKNSSGGCTVKLYTCQKCKKCGYRANAVYQNTITYAKCPH
- the eno gene encoding phosphopyruvate hydratase is translated as MMYLEIEKVIGREILDSRGNPTVEAEVYLMDGTVARGTAPSGASTGEFEALELRDGDKARYLGKGVQKAVENINTTINEAIEGLDASDIYAVDAAMIAADGTKDKSKLGANAILAVSIACCRAAAASLEIPLYRFLGGVSGNRLPIPMMNIVNGGCHALSSGLDVQEFMIMPVGAPSFKECLRWCAEVFHALAAILKERGLATSVGDEGGFAPALKSDEEAIETILEAVKKAGYEPGKDFRIAMDAASSEWKSEKGKGYYKLPKAGTEYTSEELIEHWAKLCEKYPIISIEDGLDEEDWEGWQKLTARLGDKVQLVGDDLFVTNTERLAKGISLGAGNAILIKLNQIGSVSETLEAIKMAHKAGYTAISSHRSGETADTTIADLAVALNTCQIKTGAPSRSERVAKYNQLLRIEEELGASAVYPGMKAFNVKQD
- a CDS encoding serine hydrolase domain-containing protein; translation: MAKEQIAVAELVLNMILGKTGGTRVDYFPQKPDFPFDAVYEQAFARATPESQGISSDLFAALLRELDASKDTEMHHFMALRHGKVICECNFAPYPKGMWHITHSMCKSITGMAIGMLIEEEKLKLDENIYDIFPDHINAFSKIFRPAITVENLLTMTSGVTFNESGIVSGNDWLGSFLNASVNGKPGTEFQYNSLNTYVLSAIVTKRTGETLTEYLTPRLFGPLGITKYYWETCPKGITKGGWGLFLCAEDMAKLGQLYLQRGKWNGQQLVSEYWIEISTARHLKTQNDTYGYGYQLWMEQRPGSFEYNGMLGQNVIIYPDMDMVLVTNAGNKEMFQDCIMLNIIRKYFPVNYHPADVLPENPLSYSLLKRLCGELENGENNNRSTSLRGGWKRNVVSRRKHSDKKYSYRISAAVDCPSDHHSFMRAVSGRTYVMEQQNIGIAPLFVQVFHNNMTDGISEISFTYDAGNFCVSFTEGEVIHKLPVGFGRAADGCVDLHGEHYLVATLGEFARDENDIPVLKLEITFIEECVKRKAHIFFHEDDEIEIRWNETPGKKMILAGLSSITEELSGNFLYNSLLGDHNITTELLHRLMEQTIEPVVRGYLKRPEETDSIDTDE
- a CDS encoding citrate/2-methylcitrate synthase; the encoded protein is MEKHEMMSLEDSGQLRDKIRFFEQELLKNHHIDPNLYVEYNVKRGLRDSAGKGVLTGLTEISDVNGYNLINGRQIPADGRLYYQGINVQDIISGLNGRRFGFEETIYLLIFGKLPDKEELSRFLDMMSDMEELGGRFVRDVVMKGTNANIMNAMQRCVLALYTYDDNPEDISPENVLRQSLELIAKLPEIAVYSYHAYRHFRKDDTLFIRNPQKGLSLAENILLMLRPDGKYTELEAKVLDIALILHAEHGGGNNSTFTTHVVTSSGTDTYSSTAASIGSLKGPRHGGANLKVQNMFADLKSHVDQDHWDNEDEIITYLKKVLNKEAFDHAGLIYGMGHAVYTLSDPREVILKRFAQALAEEKGMTEEFELYNRVENIAGKLIMEHRKLFKNVCANVDFYSGFVYSMLGIPEELFTPIFAIARMPGWSAHRLEELINANKIIRPAYKYVGHHTDFVAFDER
- a CDS encoding acyl-CoA thioesterase; the protein is MSERKMKRVEDSLTEQSHLLMPKCLNAAGYLFGGQLLAWIDETAGIVAKRHAEMNVVTVAVDNMYFKAGARVNDTIVLIGRLTHVGRSSMEVRIDTYCEALDGTRTMINRAYFIMVGTDEHQHPVEVPGLIIEGVTQQIENEAAQKRAKLWKVRRQEGF
- a CDS encoding ComEC/Rec2 family competence protein produces the protein MKKQNRLLSLILSLFLLLFTLVPQSALTVKAEGNSEMAVHFIDVGQGNAILVQSGGQNLLYDGGDQSHADLIISYLQEQNVENIDYMIASHYDEDHIGGLVPCIDNFSVSNIFGPDYVHTSNLFNNFMNTATANAIIVQYPSVGETFDFGTGSFTVLAPNGISQNSNDNSLVIKLENGSNSFIFTGDAEETSEQDMISTGMNLDCDVLSVGHHGSASSTTWDFLEATSPSCAVISCGINNQYNHPSADTMGRLSDMGIPVFRTDKQGTIIAVSDGTNISWSQEPCNDYSSGDSSVNASAGGTGGNSWQEETTTSDPVPEQEESNNADLGTMVWIPATGEKYHSIPNCGRMNPDTARQVSRSEAEAMGYGPCSKCY